A region from the Spirochaeta thermophila DSM 6192 genome encodes:
- a CDS encoding glutaredoxin family protein, which translates to MKVVLYTTPTCAYCKMAKDYFRKNRIPFVEYNVAQDMRRAEEMVRKSGQMGVPVIDINGKVIVGFNLPEIERALRSA; encoded by the coding sequence ATGAAGGTCGTGCTCTATACGACTCCCACGTGTGCCTACTGCAAGATGGCCAAGGACTACTTCCGGAAGAACAGGATCCCCTTCGTGGAGTACAACGTGGCCCAGGACATGCGCAGGGCCGAGGAGATGGTGCGCAAGTCGGGGCAGATGGGCGTGCCGGTCATCGACATCAACGGCAAGGTCATCGTGGGTTTCAACCTGCCCGAGATCGAACGTGCCTTGAGGAGCGCGTGA
- a CDS encoding LysM peptidoglycan-binding domain-containing protein, with protein MARPRIAIRLADNSLFPVLEEGTPSRKRVVLEPAHTHQRAVHIDLYRTLDEEGGEYLGTLTVDLPDYNGEKPEVELVLEMDEHEHLSATARERTSGETRHLELTMEEPSPDTDFSMLTRMHEEGEYEEEASLPERSYDEDFGTPFDEEASLSYEEGEEEEGFSFEEERRASSSLMSEEEQNLLQSGFEREEEERSAALPVERRPSMWVPFILGFILGVLVGGVLSYLFLPRVLGEVPAPQVSTAPRPTPAVTSTPAPTQAPEAARPAPSEFTIIYTPTWGDTLWDLADSFYNNPWLYPIIAEENRIANPDLIYAGRPLRIPHIRPQE; from the coding sequence ATGGCACGACCCCGTATCGCCATAAGGCTCGCCGACAACAGCCTCTTTCCCGTCCTGGAAGAGGGGACCCCTTCGCGGAAGCGCGTGGTGCTTGAGCCTGCCCACACCCATCAACGAGCGGTCCACATAGACCTCTATCGCACCCTCGACGAGGAAGGAGGGGAATACCTCGGGACCCTCACCGTCGACCTCCCCGACTACAACGGCGAGAAGCCCGAGGTGGAACTCGTCCTGGAGATGGACGAACACGAGCACCTCTCCGCCACCGCCCGGGAGAGGACCTCGGGGGAGACTCGGCACCTCGAGCTCACCATGGAGGAGCCCTCTCCCGACACAGACTTCTCCATGCTCACCCGAATGCACGAAGAAGGGGAATACGAGGAGGAGGCATCCCTCCCGGAACGTTCCTACGACGAGGACTTCGGCACCCCGTTCGATGAGGAGGCTTCCCTCTCATACGAGGAGGGCGAGGAAGAGGAAGGGTTTTCGTTCGAAGAAGAGCGACGTGCCTCCTCCAGCCTCATGAGCGAGGAGGAACAGAACCTGCTGCAGTCGGGATTCGAGCGGGAGGAAGAAGAACGGTCGGCCGCCCTTCCCGTCGAGAGAAGGCCCTCCATGTGGGTCCCCTTCATCCTCGGCTTCATCCTGGGCGTGCTCGTAGGGGGAGTACTCTCCTACCTGTTCCTCCCCCGTGTCCTCGGAGAGGTGCCGGCTCCCCAGGTCTCCACCGCACCCCGGCCCACCCCCGCCGTAACTTCGACCCCCGCCCCCACCCAGGCACCCGAGGCAGCACGACCTGCACCCTCCGAGTTCACCATCATCTACACCCCCACGTGGGGGGATACCCTCTGGGACCTTGCCGACTCGTTCTACAACAACCCATGGCTCTATCCCATCATCGCCGAGGAGAACCGCATCGCCAATCCGGACCTCATCTATGCGGGAAGGCCCCTCAGGATCCCGCACATCAGGCCGCAGGAGTAA
- a CDS encoding HDOD domain-containing protein → MKKAVVDNSKVLQAIRHNLPVTIKIHAMTPEIEERVEEILDLVLTDIGREKMRDALLYCLKELVANAQKANAKRAFFHERGLDIEDEEEYEEGMRVFHEVLSEDPRHYFELLKELGLYTRITFQLKNDILYLIVANNSPLLKEEQIRIFDRVARARLFETLEEALSTAYDVTEGAGLGIVTLIMILKRLGLSEEAFDIDVVGEETVARLTIPMDRIHLSRLTELTERVVDEIESLPQFPENVLYLQKLIDDPNSTVQDIARQISTDPSLTADLLKVVNSAQFMLPKKVDSILEGVKILGLRGLKNLLYTYGTQKILGLGTEEQQHLWDHSLRTAYYAYNLAQTVFRDKELMEDVYVGGILHDMGKIVFSRVHPTLLEKIEMLRRERDIPQNLLEELYGGLHHAEIGALLAEKWNFPDLLVAAIRFHHTPEGAPGEMDRIVQTVYAANAIAMFEEGRLTWEQMDHGILSRFQITDKEGLDQLRRSLRRSFEREMKRRS, encoded by the coding sequence GTGAAGAAGGCAGTCGTGGACAACTCCAAGGTACTTCAGGCGATCCGCCACAACCTGCCTGTCACCATCAAGATCCACGCGATGACACCCGAGATCGAAGAGCGTGTGGAGGAGATCCTCGACCTCGTCCTCACCGACATAGGCAGGGAGAAGATGCGGGACGCCCTCCTCTACTGTCTCAAGGAACTCGTCGCCAACGCACAGAAGGCCAATGCCAAACGGGCCTTCTTCCACGAGCGGGGTCTCGACATAGAGGACGAGGAGGAGTACGAAGAGGGCATGCGGGTTTTCCACGAAGTCCTCTCGGAGGACCCCCGCCACTACTTCGAGCTCCTCAAGGAGCTGGGGCTCTACACCCGCATCACCTTCCAGCTCAAGAACGACATCCTCTACCTTATTGTGGCGAACAACTCCCCCCTTCTTAAGGAAGAGCAGATTCGTATCTTCGACAGGGTGGCGAGGGCACGGCTCTTCGAGACCCTGGAGGAGGCCCTCAGCACCGCCTACGACGTCACCGAGGGAGCGGGCCTGGGTATCGTGACCCTCATCATGATCCTCAAGCGACTAGGCCTCTCCGAGGAGGCCTTCGACATCGACGTGGTGGGGGAAGAGACCGTGGCCCGGCTCACCATCCCCATGGACCGGATACACCTCTCACGGCTCACGGAACTCACGGAACGGGTGGTGGACGAGATCGAGTCCCTCCCCCAGTTTCCGGAGAACGTCCTCTATCTGCAGAAGCTCATCGACGACCCGAACAGCACGGTACAGGACATCGCCCGGCAGATCTCCACGGATCCCTCGCTCACCGCCGACCTCCTCAAGGTGGTGAACTCCGCCCAGTTCATGCTGCCGAAGAAAGTGGACTCCATCCTCGAGGGGGTGAAGATACTGGGTCTCAGGGGACTCAAGAACCTCCTCTATACCTACGGGACCCAGAAGATCCTGGGCCTCGGCACCGAGGAGCAGCAGCACCTGTGGGACCACTCGCTCCGGACTGCCTACTATGCCTACAACCTCGCACAGACCGTCTTCAGGGACAAGGAGCTCATGGAGGACGTGTACGTGGGGGGCATCCTCCACGACATGGGAAAGATCGTCTTCTCCCGGGTGCACCCCACCCTCCTCGAGAAGATAGAGATGCTCCGCAGGGAAAGGGACATTCCTCAGAACCTCCTGGAGGAACTCTACGGAGGGCTCCACCACGCCGAGATAGGGGCGCTTCTCGCCGAGAAGTGGAACTTCCCCGACCTTCTCGTCGCCGCGATACGCTTCCACCACACTCCGGAGGGCGCACCGGGTGAGATGGATCGGATCGTCCAGACGGTATACGCGGCGAATGCCATCGCCATGTTCGAGGAAGGACGGCTCACCTGGGAACAGATGGACCACGGAATCCTCTCCCGGTTCCAGATCACGGACAAGGAGGGCCTCGATCAGCTCAGACGTTCCCTGAGAAGGAGCTTCGAGCGGGAGATGAAGCGTCGGTCCTGA
- the aspS gene encoding aspartate--tRNA ligase, translating into MAHETPFSAWKRTTTCGALRATDAGKEVILNGWVHRKRDHGGIHFINLRDRYGITQVVVDEESPEEVRRLVEALKYEYCIAVKGVVRLRPETMRNPQMPTGDIEVLATGIRPLSASEILPFPIDDAIDAREELRLQYRYLDLRRPRMQRNLTLRHLVAWHAREYLVGKGFYEIETPTFIRSTPEGARDFLVPARLHPGRFYALPQSPQLFKQLLMVAGFDKYFQIARCYRDEDARGDRQPEFTQIDMEMSFVTQDDVLAETEGLMAHIFQKALGVDLSLPFPRLTYEEALDRYGTDKPDLRYGLELKDFTPHVDKGSFQAFRNVVAQGGVVKALVVEGGASFSRKEIEALEEVAKTYRAAGLAWMKVTEGGLEGGVGKFYQGTAPALITSLGARPGDLILLVGDAWKTACTALGAVRTAVARTRGLIPEGAFSFCWVVDFPMFEWNEEEQKWDPAHHMFTMPREEHLPLLEEDPGAVKAAAYDLVCNGYELASGSIRIHDPELQRRIFKVVGFSEEEAASRFGFLTTAFKYGPPPHGGIAPGLDRLVMIMAGEETIREVIAFPKTAAGLSPLDGSPAEVDPAQLEELHLRVVLPEED; encoded by the coding sequence ATGGCACACGAGACCCCTTTTTCGGCGTGGAAACGCACCACCACCTGCGGAGCACTGCGGGCAACAGACGCAGGGAAGGAGGTGATCCTCAACGGCTGGGTCCACAGAAAGCGTGACCACGGGGGGATCCACTTCATCAACCTGAGGGACAGGTACGGGATCACCCAGGTGGTGGTCGACGAGGAGAGCCCCGAGGAGGTGCGCAGGCTCGTCGAAGCACTCAAGTACGAGTACTGTATCGCGGTGAAGGGCGTGGTACGACTGCGGCCCGAAACCATGCGCAACCCCCAGATGCCCACAGGGGACATCGAGGTGCTCGCCACAGGGATCCGCCCGCTCTCGGCCTCGGAGATCCTCCCCTTTCCCATAGACGACGCCATCGATGCCCGGGAGGAGCTCAGGCTCCAGTACCGGTACCTCGACCTGAGGCGGCCCCGCATGCAGCGCAACCTCACCCTCCGGCACCTGGTGGCCTGGCACGCGCGGGAGTACCTCGTGGGAAAGGGGTTCTACGAGATCGAGACCCCGACCTTCATCCGATCCACGCCGGAAGGGGCGCGGGACTTCCTGGTGCCTGCGAGGCTCCATCCCGGCAGGTTCTACGCCCTTCCCCAGTCGCCGCAGCTCTTCAAGCAGCTCCTCATGGTGGCGGGGTTCGACAAGTACTTTCAGATCGCCCGATGCTACCGCGACGAGGACGCAAGGGGAGACCGCCAGCCCGAGTTCACCCAGATCGATATGGAGATGAGCTTCGTGACCCAGGACGACGTCCTCGCCGAGACCGAGGGGCTCATGGCCCACATCTTCCAGAAGGCCCTGGGCGTAGACCTCTCCCTCCCCTTCCCCCGCCTCACCTATGAGGAGGCCCTCGACCGTTACGGCACCGACAAGCCCGATCTCCGCTACGGGCTGGAGCTCAAGGACTTCACCCCTCACGTGGACAAGGGTTCGTTCCAGGCCTTCCGTAACGTGGTGGCTCAGGGCGGCGTAGTGAAGGCCCTCGTCGTAGAGGGAGGAGCCTCGTTCTCGCGCAAGGAGATAGAAGCCCTCGAGGAGGTGGCGAAGACGTATCGGGCTGCAGGTCTCGCCTGGATGAAGGTGACCGAAGGGGGGCTCGAAGGAGGCGTCGGCAAGTTCTACCAGGGAACCGCTCCTGCGCTCATCACGTCCCTCGGCGCCCGTCCGGGTGATCTCATCCTGCTCGTAGGGGATGCCTGGAAGACGGCGTGTACCGCACTTGGCGCGGTGAGGACGGCCGTGGCCCGCACGCGCGGGCTCATCCCGGAGGGAGCCTTCTCCTTCTGCTGGGTGGTGGACTTTCCCATGTTCGAGTGGAACGAAGAGGAACAGAAGTGGGATCCGGCCCACCACATGTTCACCATGCCCAGAGAGGAACACCTGCCGCTCCTCGAGGAGGACCCCGGTGCGGTCAAGGCGGCGGCCTACGACCTCGTGTGCAATGGATATGAGCTCGCCTCAGGGTCCATCAGGATACACGATCCAGAGCTCCAGAGGCGCATCTTCAAGGTGGTGGGATTCAGCGAAGAGGAAGCCGCCTCCCGGTTCGGGTTCCTCACCACGGCCTTCAAGTACGGCCCGCCCCCTCACGGAGGCATCGCCCCCGGGCTCGACAGGCTCGTGATGATCATGGCGGGGGAGGAGACCATACGAGAGGTCATCGCCTTTCCCAAGACCGCCGCAGGACTCTCCCCGCTCGACGGATCACCCGCCGAGGTCGACCCTGCACAGCTCGAGGAACTCCACCTGCGGGTGGTACTCCCCGAAGAGGACTAG
- a CDS encoding TrmH family RNA methyltransferase — MITPRKFARLTPSARLRKLRTLLRAWRTLSPPEWETVRPMVRDILFFVARDEEAPASLREACAGLLPYISQTTDPEALARPFLRAEILLDELLGTWTADWDLSLEPRGALPPRTSLPIWVYLEDLRSPYNVGAIFRSAEAFGASGIYLSPATPTPDHPRAARTARGTQHVLPWERLPAERLGGLGLPILALETGGTPIDTYPFPPEGIVVVGNEELGVSPELLALAESSQGRVSIPLVGTKGSLNVSVAAGILLCYWSRALTRRA, encoded by the coding sequence ATGATCACTCCCCGCAAGTTCGCGCGTCTTACCCCCTCGGCCCGGCTGCGGAAACTCCGCACCCTGCTGCGCGCCTGGCGCACCCTCTCCCCCCCCGAATGGGAGACCGTGCGGCCCATGGTACGCGACATCCTCTTCTTCGTGGCACGGGACGAGGAGGCCCCAGCGTCGCTCCGCGAAGCCTGCGCCGGGCTCCTCCCCTACATCTCCCAGACCACCGACCCCGAAGCTCTCGCCCGGCCCTTCCTCAGGGCCGAGATCCTCCTCGACGAACTCCTCGGCACCTGGACCGCCGACTGGGACCTCTCACTCGAGCCCCGGGGAGCGCTCCCTCCCCGCACCTCGCTCCCCATCTGGGTCTACCTCGAAGATCTGCGTTCCCCCTACAACGTGGGCGCCATCTTCCGGAGCGCCGAGGCCTTCGGCGCCTCTGGCATCTACCTCTCGCCCGCCACCCCGACACCCGACCATCCCCGTGCCGCGCGCACCGCCCGCGGCACCCAGCACGTGCTCCCCTGGGAGCGCCTCCCGGCCGAACGACTCGGCGGGCTCGGTCTCCCCATCCTTGCCCTGGAGACAGGAGGGACCCCCATCGATACCTATCCATTTCCTCCTGAGGGAATTGTCGTGGTGGGAAACGAAGAACTCGGCGTGAGCCCCGAACTCCTCGCCCTCGCCGAGTCCTCGCAGGGAAGGGTGAGCATCCCCCTCGTGGGGACCAAGGGATCGCTCAACGTGAGCGTGGCCGCAGGGATCCTCCTCTGCTACTGGAGCAGGGCCCTCACCCGTCGAGCCTGA
- a CDS encoding flagellar biosynthesis anti-sigma factor FlgM yields the protein MTVERTGPVDPIGRYLKTQKTEKVVKKQEGDSITLSEEAKFRAELHKSIELVKQAPDIRQDRVEEIRKKLEDPSYIDDKVIEVVADRVLKMFGL from the coding sequence ATGACAGTCGAACGAACCGGACCTGTCGATCCCATCGGTCGGTACCTCAAGACCCAGAAGACCGAAAAGGTGGTGAAGAAACAGGAAGGCGACAGCATCACCCTCTCGGAAGAGGCGAAGTTTCGCGCAGAACTGCACAAGTCGATCGAACTGGTGAAGCAGGCTCCGGACATTCGACAGGACCGCGTCGAGGAGATCAGGAAGAAGCTCGAAGACCCCTCCTATATCGACGACAAGGTGATCGAGGTGGTGGCCGACAGGGTCCTCAAGATGTTCGGCCTCTAG
- a CDS encoding OsmC family protein, whose translation MAAKVTARHTGDMAFDVEVDGHTLTVDAHPEFGGKDAGPRPKNLLLAGLAGCTGMDVVSILGKMRMPYDSFTLHIEADLSEEHPKVFTRIHLVYAFTGDALDREKIEKAVRLSQEKYCGVSAMLGKTARITYEIRLDG comes from the coding sequence ATGGCGGCTAAGGTCACAGCCCGCCATACCGGGGATATGGCCTTCGACGTGGAGGTGGACGGTCACACCCTCACGGTGGACGCCCACCCGGAGTTCGGGGGAAAGGATGCGGGCCCCCGGCCCAAGAACCTCCTGCTCGCCGGGCTCGCGGGATGCACGGGGATGGACGTGGTCTCCATCCTCGGCAAGATGCGCATGCCGTACGACTCGTTCACCCTGCACATCGAGGCGGACCTCAGCGAGGAGCATCCCAAGGTCTTCACCCGGATCCACCTCGTGTACGCCTTCACCGGGGATGCGCTCGACAGGGAGAAGATCGAGAAGGCGGTGCGTCTCTCCCAGGAGAAGTACTGCGGGGTCTCGGCGATGCTGGGGAAGACGGCCCGGATCACCTACGAGATCAGGCTCGACGGGTGA
- the rsmI gene encoding 16S rRNA (cytidine(1402)-2'-O)-methyltransferase, with amino-acid sequence MASLFVVATPIGNLEDITLRALRVLKEVSLIACEDTRRTRILLSHYGIATRTISYHSHKREEGVPPILSALEEGKDVAYVTDAGTPALSDPGAFLVAKVREAGFRVVPVPGPSAFTTLVSASGIEEKTITFEGFLSPKQGRRRRRLAELLDRGEAFFLYEAPHRILKLLDDLSVLSPDRTIVVGRELTKIHEEILSGTPEEVATSLKEGNSVRGEFSVLVCGTKKG; translated from the coding sequence GTGGCGAGTCTCTTCGTGGTCGCGACCCCCATAGGCAACCTCGAGGACATCACCCTGAGGGCACTCAGGGTGCTCAAGGAGGTGTCGCTCATCGCCTGCGAGGACACCCGACGGACCCGCATCCTCCTCTCACACTACGGCATCGCGACCCGCACCATAAGCTATCACAGCCACAAGCGGGAGGAAGGCGTGCCCCCCATACTCTCGGCCCTCGAGGAAGGCAAGGACGTGGCCTACGTGACCGATGCGGGCACACCGGCCTTGAGCGATCCCGGCGCCTTTCTCGTGGCGAAGGTGAGGGAGGCGGGGTTCAGGGTGGTTCCGGTGCCCGGTCCATCGGCCTTCACCACCCTCGTGAGCGCGAGCGGCATAGAGGAGAAGACCATCACGTTCGAGGGCTTTCTCTCGCCCAAACAGGGGAGGAGGAGACGCCGGCTCGCCGAGCTCCTGGACCGGGGCGAGGCCTTCTTCCTCTACGAGGCGCCCCACCGCATCCTCAAGCTCCTCGACGATCTCTCGGTCCTCTCCCCCGACAGGACCATCGTAGTGGGACGCGAGCTCACCAAGATACACGAGGAGATACTCAGCGGCACCCCTGAAGAGGTCGCAACCTCGCTCAAGGAGGGAAATTCCGTTCGAGGAGAGTTTTCTGTGCTTGTCTGTGGGACCAAAAAGGGGTAA
- a CDS encoding cation diffusion facilitator family transporter — protein MYGSSDAQGAGTSGTTGHEMRTIQRAGFLSIVGNVVLFGIKLAAGLTSGSIAVVADAWHTLSDSISSIVLLVGARTARKPADDDHPFGHGRAELISTVMIGTILGMIGITFALDAVERLFHHEGAHYTDFTLWVVGFSILAKEAMAQYAFAVARKTGYSSVKADGWHHRSDALSSLLLLVGILAGGRFWWMDSALALGVSVFLGYTSYSILKEAFSPLLGEAPPEELETRIQDVVRRTQPEGPDIHHLHVHHYGRHTEVTFHVVLDGETSLRKAHEIVSVIEQDLRRELGLEATIHVEPFETWKDRQLRRRSRSNEPPADPGA, from the coding sequence ATGTACGGATCCTCGGATGCTCAAGGTGCAGGGACTAGCGGAACGACCGGCCACGAGATGCGGACGATTCAGAGGGCAGGCTTCCTCTCCATCGTGGGAAACGTGGTCCTCTTCGGCATAAAACTCGCCGCAGGACTCACCAGCGGATCCATCGCCGTGGTGGCCGATGCCTGGCACACCCTCTCGGACAGCATCTCGTCGATCGTCCTGCTGGTGGGAGCCCGTACCGCCCGCAAACCCGCCGACGACGACCACCCTTTCGGCCATGGGCGGGCCGAACTCATAAGCACGGTGATGATCGGCACCATCCTGGGGATGATCGGCATCACCTTCGCCCTCGACGCCGTGGAACGCCTCTTCCACCATGAGGGGGCCCACTACACCGACTTCACCCTCTGGGTGGTGGGGTTCTCCATCCTCGCCAAAGAGGCCATGGCCCAGTACGCCTTTGCGGTGGCCCGGAAGACCGGCTACTCTTCGGTAAAGGCCGACGGCTGGCACCACAGGAGCGACGCCCTCTCCTCGCTCCTCCTCCTCGTGGGTATCCTCGCAGGCGGCAGGTTCTGGTGGATGGACAGCGCCCTCGCCCTGGGCGTGAGCGTGTTTCTGGGCTACACCTCGTACAGCATCCTGAAGGAGGCCTTCTCTCCCCTTCTCGGTGAGGCTCCCCCTGAGGAGCTGGAGACCCGGATACAGGATGTGGTGCGGCGAACCCAGCCAGAAGGCCCTGATATCCACCACCTCCACGTCCACCACTACGGGCGGCACACCGAGGTCACCTTCCACGTGGTCCTCGATGGGGAGACCTCGCTGAGGAAGGCCCACGAGATCGTCTCGGTCATCGAGCAGGATCTGAGGAGGGAGCTGGGGCTCGAGGCTACCATCCACGTGGAACCCTTCGAGACATGGAAGGATCGCCAGCTCCGTCGGCGATCGAGGAGTAATGAGCCCCCCGCGGATCCGGGTGCATGA
- a CDS encoding RNA methyltransferase codes for MVRVILVEPEGAENVGMVARAMANMGHERLVLVRPACDHLSPPARRYAVHAESILEGARVCETLAEALDGVDLRVAVTRRHGQYRMPDLYLPEFPAFLAEFTGRDVALVFGRERTGLTSEEVQACDLILTIPSSGACPSLNLAQAVMVVLYELMRASFLSLAPRREEDLRPYLDEAVVRAREVLEKLGYYRNIPEEKVAFAVRKVIARMVRDRETAVRVSRFFSHVAARLDLHGKD; via the coding sequence ATGGTCCGCGTGATACTGGTTGAGCCTGAAGGAGCGGAGAACGTGGGGATGGTGGCCCGTGCCATGGCGAACATGGGACACGAAAGACTCGTCCTGGTGCGGCCTGCGTGTGACCACCTCTCTCCACCGGCCCGGCGCTATGCGGTGCACGCCGAATCCATCCTGGAAGGGGCGAGGGTGTGTGAGACCCTGGCGGAAGCCCTGGATGGTGTGGATCTCAGGGTGGCGGTCACCCGCCGGCACGGCCAGTACCGGATGCCCGATCTCTACCTCCCGGAGTTCCCCGCCTTTCTCGCGGAGTTCACGGGGAGGGACGTGGCGCTCGTCTTCGGAAGGGAACGGACAGGCCTCACCTCAGAAGAAGTGCAGGCGTGCGACCTCATCCTCACCATTCCCTCGTCGGGGGCGTGTCCTTCGCTCAATCTCGCCCAGGCGGTGATGGTGGTGCTCTACGAGCTCATGCGGGCGAGTTTCCTCTCGCTCGCGCCCAGGCGGGAGGAGGATCTGCGGCCCTATCTCGACGAGGCGGTTGTCAGGGCCAGGGAGGTGCTCGAAAAACTGGGCTACTACCGGAACATCCCCGAGGAAAAGGTGGCCTTCGCGGTGAGGAAGGTGATCGCCCGCATGGTGAGGGACAGGGAGACCGCCGTGAGGGTCTCCCGCTTCTTCTCGCACGTGGCGGCCAGGCTCGACCTCCACGGGAAGGACTAG
- a CDS encoding iron-containing alcohol dehydrogenase, translated as MAYRELEFPFTIVEGTDALSRLGPLVAGMGDRAFVLADPVAVEHDLHTPVLQLLKASRVEAVLFHEISHTTSLHDLVRIGRILSASRAQVVVALGGPTALRTARLLSATRGDLDLLQSLPRSVPLHPLPLVALPTTPRIPHLFAPRVLLVQDPPDPHLLVPLPHVPSLLLADPVLTRTLPPRATASTLLALLADAAETLLVSPPGLAAACASHTLAILSRTAEPTVLRPDPSPLRPALLQAGLLSALARRFTPDGPLTLLSLALSCRGLPGSWTTALLFVHAAPRLAELAPEVLEEVAASLGITGVAAEVAAAETASFVRRLLARAGLPTRLTDLELPRAALPEIARTAWDLDHPLRQLAAFPSSPDQAFLLNLLEAAC; from the coding sequence GTGGCCTATCGAGAACTCGAATTTCCCTTCACCATCGTAGAAGGAACGGATGCACTCTCGCGGCTGGGACCCCTCGTCGCAGGGATGGGGGACCGTGCCTTTGTGCTCGCCGACCCCGTGGCGGTGGAGCACGACCTGCATACCCCTGTACTCCAGCTGCTCAAGGCCTCCCGCGTCGAGGCCGTGCTCTTCCACGAGATCTCGCACACGACCTCTCTCCACGACCTGGTGCGCATCGGCCGCATCCTCTCGGCTTCCCGCGCCCAGGTGGTGGTCGCCCTCGGCGGGCCCACCGCCCTCCGCACCGCCCGTCTCCTCTCCGCCACCCGCGGCGACCTCGACCTCCTCCAGTCCCTTCCCCGGTCCGTCCCCCTCCACCCCCTCCCCCTCGTCGCCCTCCCCACCACCCCCCGCATCCCCCACCTCTTCGCCCCCCGCGTCCTCCTCGTCCAGGACCCCCCCGACCCCCACCTCCTCGTCCCCCTTCCCCACGTCCCCTCGCTCCTCCTCGCCGACCCTGTCCTCACCCGCACCCTCCCCCCCCGAGCCACCGCCTCCACCCTCCTCGCCCTCCTCGCCGACGCCGCCGAGACCCTCCTCGTCTCGCCCCCCGGCCTTGCCGCTGCCTGCGCCTCCCACACCCTCGCCATCCTCTCCCGCACCGCCGAACCCACCGTGCTCCGGCCCGACCCATCCCCCCTCCGTCCCGCCCTCCTCCAGGCAGGCCTCCTCTCCGCCCTCGCCCGTCGCTTCACCCCCGACGGCCCTCTCACCCTCCTCTCCCTCGCCCTCTCGTGCCGCGGTCTCCCCGGTTCCTGGACCACCGCCCTCCTCTTCGTCCACGCCGCCCCGCGGCTCGCCGAACTCGCGCCCGAAGTCCTCGAGGAAGTCGCCGCCTCCCTCGGAATCACCGGCGTAGCGGCAGAAGTCGCCGCCGCCGAGACCGCCTCGTTCGTGCGCCGCCTCCTCGCCCGCGCAGGCCTTCCCACCCGCCTCACCGACCTCGAACTCCCCCGCGCCGCCCTCCCCGAGATCGCCCGTACCGCCTGGGACCTCGACCACCCCCTCCGCCAGCTCGCCGCCTTCCCCTCCTCGCCCGACCAGGCCTTCCTCCTCAATCTCCTCGAAGCCGCCTGCTAG